From the Sphingomonas mesophila genome, one window contains:
- a CDS encoding NAD-dependent epimerase/dehydratase family protein encodes MKLAVTGGTGFVGGHLLSAAADAGHEVWALTRRPQPARSGVEWVPGSLDDAASLAALCDGAEAVIHVAGVINAPTAAEFEAGNVGGTKALLGAAATAGVRRFVHVSSLAAREPQLSLYGASKARSEVAVQTSPLDWAIVRPPAVYGPGDRETLELFKMARRGLVLLPPEGRLSLIHVADLARLLLALAAPGAPGGLLVEPDDGTAGGWTHRAFATQLGAAFGRNVTALSAPAGLLRAAARVDKLVRGRNAKLTPDRASYFAHPDWVASPARKVPAELWRAEIKTPEGLAETARWYEREGWL; translated from the coding sequence GTGAAGCTCGCGGTTACCGGGGGCACCGGTTTTGTCGGGGGGCATTTGCTCTCGGCCGCCGCGGATGCCGGGCATGAGGTTTGGGCCCTTACCCGTCGCCCGCAGCCGGCGCGTTCGGGGGTGGAATGGGTTCCAGGGTCGCTCGACGACGCCGCCAGCCTTGCCGCGCTGTGCGACGGCGCGGAGGCGGTGATCCATGTCGCGGGGGTGATCAATGCGCCGACCGCGGCGGAGTTCGAGGCGGGAAATGTCGGCGGGACCAAGGCGCTACTCGGCGCCGCCGCCACCGCCGGAGTGCGGCGGTTCGTTCACGTCAGCTCGCTCGCCGCGCGCGAGCCGCAGCTGTCGCTCTATGGCGCGAGCAAGGCGCGGTCAGAGGTAGCGGTCCAGACATCGCCGCTCGACTGGGCGATCGTCCGCCCGCCGGCGGTCTATGGCCCGGGCGACCGCGAAACGCTGGAATTGTTCAAGATGGCGCGGCGCGGGCTGGTGCTGCTTCCGCCCGAGGGACGGCTGTCGCTGATCCATGTCGCCGACCTCGCCCGCTTGTTGCTTGCGCTCGCCGCACCCGGTGCGCCCGGCGGCCTGCTGGTCGAGCCGGACGACGGCACCGCGGGCGGCTGGACTCACCGAGCGTTCGCGACCCAGCTCGGCGCGGCCTTCGGGCGCAATGTCACCGCGCTGTCGGCTCCGGCCGGACTGCTCCGAGCCGCGGCGCGGGTCGACAAGCTGGTGCGCGGGCGGAACGCCAAGCTGACCCCCGACCGGGCGTCCTATTTCGCCCATCCCGACTGGGTCGCGAGTCCGGCGCGCAAGGTGCCGGCCGAGCTGTGGCGAGCGGAAATCAAAACGCCGGAAGGCCTGGCGGAGACGGCCCGCTGGTACGAGCGCGAAGGCTGGCTCTAG
- a CDS encoding Pycsar system effector family protein, with protein MSDNPIEPSKVPLTAEERRLLGVGHPDYEFPKEVHNLLMAANQTNMTLSEMADSKASILLGASFVVFSLSIGNLAEGKANVPMLVLTLFSFVATIFGVLTVRPNRMRKAKAPLSGKKVNILFFGSYIDCPREEYVDEVMRVLSSEEETYRRLARDLWDHGHILRNDKYRWLYWSFTFFLWGMVVTALAVAGQMLFDLF; from the coding sequence ATGAGTGACAATCCGATCGAGCCGAGCAAGGTGCCGCTGACCGCCGAGGAGCGGCGGCTGCTCGGCGTCGGCCATCCCGATTACGAATTCCCGAAGGAGGTCCACAACCTCCTGATGGCCGCCAACCAGACCAACATGACGCTGTCGGAAATGGCCGACAGCAAGGCGTCGATCCTGTTGGGCGCGAGCTTCGTCGTCTTCTCCTTGTCGATCGGCAATCTCGCCGAGGGCAAGGCCAATGTGCCGATGCTGGTGCTGACCCTGTTCTCGTTCGTCGCGACCATCTTCGGCGTGCTGACGGTGCGCCCCAACCGGATGCGCAAGGCCAAGGCCCCGCTCTCCGGCAAGAAGGTCAACATCCTGTTCTTCGGAAGCTACATCGATTGCCCGCGCGAGGAATATGTCGACGAGGTGATGCGCGTGCTGTCGTCGGAGGAGGAGACCTACCGGCGCCTCGCCCGAGACCTGTGGGACCACGGCCACATCCTGCGCAACGACAAGTATCGCTGGCTCTACTGGAGCTTCACTTTCTTCCTGTGGGGCATGGTGGTGACCGCGCTGGCGGTCGCCGGTCAGATGCTGTTCGACCTGTTCTAG
- a CDS encoding Pycsar system effector family protein produces MATATKRTFGGDAIQAIRTASQAHYHLSAMADRKASLLMGASFVVFTISVAQATARGGVLPPAMLVLGVTAFLSALIAAIAVMPSIASGPRRDGGERNLMFFGGFSDMTEAEYVEEMLDRLADQPRFLEMVARDVYQNGQVLAHKKYRLLRWAYSIFIVGLVASVAAFLIDSLG; encoded by the coding sequence ATGGCCACGGCCACCAAGCGCACGTTCGGCGGCGACGCGATCCAGGCGATCCGCACCGCCAGCCAGGCGCATTACCATCTGTCGGCGATGGCCGACCGCAAGGCCAGCCTGCTGATGGGCGCGTCGTTCGTGGTGTTCACGATCAGCGTTGCGCAGGCCACTGCGCGCGGCGGCGTGCTGCCGCCGGCGATGCTAGTGCTTGGCGTCACCGCCTTCCTGTCGGCGCTGATCGCGGCGATCGCCGTGATGCCGAGCATCGCCAGCGGCCCGCGGCGCGATGGCGGCGAGCGCAATTTGATGTTCTTCGGCGGCTTTTCGGACATGACCGAGGCCGAATATGTCGAGGAGATGCTCGACCGGCTGGCCGACCAGCCACGCTTCCTCGAGATGGTCGCGCGCGACGTCTACCAGAACGGCCAGGTGCTGGCGCACAAGAAATACCGCTTGCTTCGCTGGGCCTATTCGATCTTCATCGTCGGGCTGGTGGCCAGCGTCGCCGCATTCCTGATCGACAGCCTGGGGTAG
- a CDS encoding acyl carrier protein: MTDRDETARKIIALIEPYNKKGIAVTESTRFAQDLEWDSLTVLDFVAGIEDEFDILITMNQQAEIETVGQLIDAVGELKG, from the coding sequence ATGACCGACCGTGACGAAACCGCGCGCAAGATCATTGCGCTGATCGAACCCTATAACAAGAAGGGGATCGCCGTCACGGAATCTACGCGCTTCGCCCAGGACCTGGAGTGGGACAGCCTGACCGTGCTCGACTTCGTCGCCGGGATCGAGGACGAGTTCGACATCCTCATCACCATGAACCAGCAGGCCGAGATTGAGACCGTCGGGCAATTGATCGACGCGGTCGGCGAGCTGAAGGGATAG